Below is a window of Anabas testudineus chromosome 10, fAnaTes1.2, whole genome shotgun sequence DNA.
CATCTATccataaaataactttttttcagtttcagttccaCTTTTTGTCCAAACCCAACtgcatttatatatttctaGGATAGGTATGTGTCTTCCTGGTAGCACAAaggtttctgtttgtgtttagtatCATTAGAAACCaatgcatgttttaaatttcaaatcCTGTGTAATTACAGATCATCAATTCATTTCtaattgtaattgttttgaTATTACTTTTTGTACAGTAATTTCAACCCGGTTTGAGACTTGTCCATTTAGTTTTTCCTGTCTCTGGATTTCCAGAGATCTGAGTATGATTGAATTTGGACTGGGTGACTGAGTTTACATTGTACTGAGGAACAGCCTCAGTCTTTGCAGTgttcagctcctcctcttcatggggggaaaaaaaaaagtctcaaatTTCCTCACTTCCTCTGTCCACCCACAACATTCTCCTACCGTTATTTTTCACACTTCTCACTAAGACAAGGTGGGTCTTTTCATGTTTCCATGTATATGTCTGTGTATATTTTGAGATATTCTGCAACACAACATACAactcttctgtctcttttaaTCTCCTGTAGACTTTAGGGATTCTTCAGCTCTGATCAGTTTTTCAGCTCTCCCCCCTAACAGctacacacagcacagtttaCTGGCAATGGAGGCTGCTGAGCTAGCAACTAGAGGCTTAACAATGGGAAGACATGGCAATCACGAGGTGGACAACATGGTGCTGATGTCCAGCAAGCCTCTGCATCGCTTTGTCCAAAGAGAGCCCAAAGCTCTTGGGGTAATGCATTAAACAAATACAAGTGGATTGGCATGTGTTCCAAGTAAAGGTTACAGTTTAAAGTGCATAGAAATAGATGTACACACAGAGAACGTAGTTCTTTGGTAGGGAACGTTAAATGTTCCTTTCACACATTATTTGTCTTTCTCCTCCCAGATTGTCATTGTGGTGTTTGGTTGTGCCGAGCTACTGATGGGATTTCACCTGGCCGGTGAAAGCACAAAAACCTCTAATGGACTCTATATCCCCTTCTGGCAGGGAGCACTGGTACATCACACTTGTGTATTTAGCACTGACATGCGGAAAATGGAGAAATAGCCTATTTCTTTGGCACCATAGGTTCACTAATATATTGTACCTTATGTGTAAGTGTTTGTGCTTAGTAGTTTTCAGAAactatgtttatttgtgttcttCAGTAGAATTAGTTGGGAAGATCAgtacaatatattttatatggTAAATATGagtcatttaatttttatttcattcgTTTCTTGGTTGTTTGTCTATAAGTTTCTTCTCTGTGGAAACCTGTCTATCTACACTGAGGGGCATCCATCCAAGAAGATGGTCAGTATACTTAGATTGTATGTTGTAGTAGTGTTGAATTTTTCTCAATAACCTATATACCATATCATTTTGTCATCTTTCCCaggtgactgtgtgtttggccATGTATGTGGTTTCCCTCTTAGGAATCATAGTCTCCCTCGGCTACAGGATATTCTGCTTTAACTATCTTACACGCCTTCACCAGATGGCAACCTGGAGGAATGACAACTGGGCCATTTACCAAGCAGTGAGTTACAccatatcttttttttttaccaaattAAAGACATGCACATATTGACACAGTATGATTAACAACCTCCTTCACTTTCTGCCTGTTTAGGATCAACTTTTTGGTATTGAAGGCGTACTGttcacttcctctctgtgtgtgttagtgcttCTGATCTTCTTGAGTTCTGTTGCACGCTTGGCACTGAAATCCACAAACACTCaggtaaaatttaaaaaaaaaaagaatttctaCAACAAACCAGTATTTGATTTCTGCACAGTATACACAAAGACATGAgataagtaaaaagaaaaaacagatgtttgaatTATGCGTACATAATACACATTCAATAAACCTTCTGATTTATGTTCCATCCACCAGTCATATTAGGCAATTATAGCCTCTTTCCTGAAACATGATCCAACATGAATTGCATGTTCTTTCATATCAAATTAATCAGAAAAACCTCATTGAGATTGAAAATCTCCTTTTCAAAAGTGTCTTTTTGTATACTAAGTAATATTATTGCCTTCTTGTTGTCCTTTTTCCTAACCTGTTCCACCCCTCATTATCTTCAACAGGTTATTGTTCAGTGCATCGTGCCGCCAGCACAGCAGAGTGACACAACATCAAACTAAAATCTGCCTTTTCAAGGATTATTCTGCAATAACTAACACTTGTTATCGTAATATTTACCTACCCAGTGAATGTTAGCCTAACCAATGTTGCATTATTAGACTTTGAAAGGCTCAAGATCCTAAATGCTGGAGCTGGCATCTATCAACAAAGCCCCTGattaacagagctaaacaatAATGTAGTCGTGTTAATCACCCCTGGTAGAGTCAGACAGAAGAAGCTTTTTGAATCAAATATCCATTAGCTGCCTTAATTTTACAGAATTTGCAGCACTTGGACAGCTTTTGATAATCACTGCTCTGTTTAGATTTAACATTTCACTGCTTGACTTTGGAGTAATGACTTCATTTTGGACTTTGCTATGTTGCTTACGTGATCACAGAAACATCATGTTAGAAACATAGGACAGCACATACACTCATGATTAATAGAGaaataacagtattttttttttatatagatacAGTACTCTGATCGTATAAGTTGTTGACTTGatgtatatgtttatatagTTCTGTATGTTTATCTACTGTGAGTGACTGTGACATGAAGAGTCTTCCATCTTCTGCCTGTAAACAGTCTATAGATTGATGTGcgcaaatctttttttttttcagatttggGCACATCAAGGATTTAGCTTATAGCAATATTTTGTCCAATGAATGTGAAGtatgttgtctgttttttacTAAATAATAATGCATATGCACATATTATCCGTACATAATCTATTTGGTAGCCAGTACTCGTACATAAATAGGCAAGTCAGACTACACAGACAGCGCACTATAGTTGGAAAGTCTCTTTGTACCTGCAAGACCACTTTAAAAACTGGTTTAGTTAGCTTATCAAATCCCACACCCTCTAATGTCTTTAAAGCGAGATGTTTACTTTTGTTAGAGTTAAATTCCCTACTAATTCCTTTTCAATTTTCTGtctatgtttttaaaagaatagATTACAAAGTGCTATTCAGGATCCAGTCTTGTGGTTTGAATGAGTCCATTCTCAGTATTTTGCCATGATTGTTGTGCAATCACATCAACTTTGTCCTAGTTCCATTATTAGATAGCCATTTTCTGTTTCAACAAATAAATCTGACTTCATAACAAATGGATTTTGCCTCAGGTGGAATATATCATACAATATGAATCTGTTAACTGGCCCTGCTAACAGAATTCATCATGGCTACAATTAATAGCAAACCATTTATGACTCAAGTTGTGGCATTCTCTTACAAAACTGTGATGATACTACCAATATTGTGATCAATAATTTTATTTCCAGTTGTTTCATTAAGTAGACAAATAGTTGAGCATTATAAGAGATGTCCTCTCCTGGTGTATGTAGAACAGCAGAGGACATCCAGCAGGGgcactttgacatttttggtccatatacatttttgttgttttaacgTTCACAGTATTTAATAGACATAGCTGGCAGTGTACAGAGACTGCATGGAAGCCTGATCAGCTGAGCCAGTGGGCTTGTACTCTCCTTTGGAGGCCAGGCCATTGATCTGAACAAAGCA
It encodes the following:
- the LOC113160532 gene encoding uncharacterized protein LOC113160532; the encoded protein is MEAAELATRGLTMGRHGNHEVDNMVLMSSKPLHRFVQREPKALGIVIVVFGCAELLMGFHLAGESTKTSNGLYIPFWQGALFLLCGNLSIYTEGHPSKKMVTVCLAMYVVSLLGIIVSLGYRIFCFNYLTRLHQMATWRNDNWAIYQADQLFGIEGVLFTSSLCVLVLLIFLSSVARLALKSTNTQVIVQCIVPPAQQSDTTSN